A genomic window from Maledivibacter sp. includes:
- the raiA gene encoding ribosome-associated translation inhibitor RaiA, translating to MRVKVSGRNLEVTDALRDSIIAKLERFGKYFKDDIEAKATLSVEKNRQIIEITVPINGTILRAEEATIDMYTSIDKAIDKLYKQMERHKTRLQRRYYGHDTIRFEHIPDTARNEEEQNIVKTKRFAIKPMDPQEAVLQMDLLGHSFFVFTNGETDEVNVVYKRKDGNYGLIEPYI from the coding sequence ATGAGAGTAAAAGTAAGTGGAAGGAATTTGGAGGTTACAGATGCATTAAGGGATTCAATAATTGCTAAACTAGAGAGGTTTGGAAAATATTTTAAGGATGACATTGAAGCCAAGGCTACCTTAAGTGTTGAAAAGAATAGACAAATTATTGAGATAACAGTGCCTATAAATGGGACTATATTGAGAGCAGAAGAAGCTACAATAGATATGTATACATCTATTGATAAAGCTATTGATAAACTATATAAACAGATGGAGAGGCATAAAACTAGGCTACAAAGAAGGTATTATGGACATGATACTATTAGATTTGAACATATACCGGATACAGCAAGAAATGAAGAGGAACAAAACATCGTTAAAACCAAGAGATTTGCCATTAAACCTATGGATCCTCAGGAGGCAGTACTGCAAATGGATTTACTAGGCCACAGTTTCTTTGTATTTACTAATGGGGAAACCGATGAAGTAAATGTTGTATATAAAAGAAAAGATGGAAACTATGGTTTAATCGAGCCATATATTTAG
- the aepY gene encoding phosphonopyruvate decarboxylase codes for MISPSIFFEELNKKDIDFFTGVPDSLLKDFCAYVKDNTIAEKNIIAANEGNALAIASGHYLATSKPALVYMQNSGLGNIINPLASLTDESVYSIPALLVIGWRGEPNIKDAPQHIKQGKVTLDLLEIMGIKYYEINKSTTNKEVKLILGKAIEDLKYLNKPVAIVVSKGTFEKYSLKDSSNTTYDLNREQAIEILMNNIEEDYVIVSTTGKTSREVFELRNKYNKGHEKDFLTIGSMGHASSIALGIAKNNNEKNVYVLDGDGAFLMHMGAVSIIGQSNLKNYRHIVINNGAHESVGGQPTVGYDIDICSIAKGCGYDKAYTATTKQELENYIKKINGYMGTVLLEIKTKQGSRENLGRPTMTQVEIKDGFMKNLACR; via the coding sequence ATGATTAGTCCTAGTATATTTTTTGAGGAGCTTAATAAAAAGGATATTGATTTTTTTACAGGTGTACCTGATTCTCTATTAAAGGATTTCTGCGCCTATGTCAAGGATAATACTATAGCAGAAAAGAATATAATTGCTGCAAATGAAGGAAATGCGTTGGCAATAGCTTCCGGTCATTATTTAGCTACTTCAAAACCTGCACTTGTGTATATGCAGAATTCAGGACTTGGAAATATTATTAATCCATTAGCATCTTTGACAGATGAAAGTGTATATAGCATTCCCGCATTACTTGTAATAGGCTGGAGGGGAGAGCCAAATATAAAGGATGCACCACAGCATATAAAACAAGGAAAAGTCACATTGGATTTATTAGAAATAATGGGTATTAAATATTATGAAATAAATAAAAGTACTACTAATAAAGAAGTAAAATTGATACTAGGAAAAGCTATAGAAGATTTAAAATATCTAAATAAACCAGTTGCAATAGTAGTTTCTAAAGGAACCTTTGAAAAATATAGCTTAAAAGATAGTAGTAATACTACATATGATTTAAATAGAGAACAAGCTATAGAAATATTAATGAATAATATTGAAGAAGATTATGTAATAGTATCTACAACGGGTAAGACATCAAGGGAAGTGTTTGAGCTAAGGAATAAATACAATAAGGGACATGAGAAAGATTTTTTAACAATAGGTTCCATGGGACATGCCTCATCTATTGCATTAGGCATTGCAAAAAATAATAATGAGAAGAACGTGTATGTTTTGGATGGAGATGGAGCATTCTTAATGCATATGGGAGCTGTAAGCATCATTGGACAATCTAATCTCAAAAACTATAGACATATAGTAATAAACAATGGAGCCCACGAGTCGGTAGGTGGACAGCCTACTGTAGGGTATGACATAGATATTTGTAGTATTGCCAAAGGCTGTGGTTACGATAAAGCTTATACAGCAACTACAAAACAAGAATTAGAAAATTATATAAAAAAGATTAATGGCTACATGGGAACAGTATTATTAGAAATAAAAACTAAACAAGGATCGAGAGAAAATTTAGGAAGACCTACTATGACTCAAGTTGAAATTAAAGATGGGTTCATGAAAAATTTAGCTTGTAGATAA
- a CDS encoding phosphonoacetaldehyde reductase, whose protein sequence is MGEIYYNPTKIIIDKSYECLDKLLKENSEKRILILCSNNFLKRNKMFSHLFNRQKNVLVYNNVQNNPDINYIYDVLQDLNDKKIEYIIAIGGGSIIDTGKAVATFNQLDIKNQDELRKYIIEKKYLSNKYFIPIAAIPTTAGTGSEVTSWATVWDMDNEKKYSIACDKLYPQKAIIDPSLTTTLPMKLTASTGLDALTHAVESYWAKASNSISKMYATKAIGLVIEALPDLLEELGNSRLREKMMLASLYAGLAFSNTKTTACHSISYPLTMKYNIPHGIAVSITLAEVMELNTSHMQGFDILINAFKVKNTKDVQNFITSICNRADIKYRLRDYGVAREDILDIVHRSYTKGRMDNNPRDLTKQQIEIMLTNLL, encoded by the coding sequence ATGGGTGAGATTTATTATAATCCTACTAAAATAATCATAGATAAAAGTTATGAGTGTTTAGATAAATTATTAAAAGAAAATAGTGAAAAAAGGATTTTAATCCTATGCAGTAATAATTTTCTCAAAAGAAATAAAATGTTTTCACATTTATTTAATCGGCAAAAAAATGTTTTAGTATATAATAATGTTCAAAATAACCCTGATATAAATTATATTTATGACGTTTTACAAGATTTAAATGATAAAAAAATAGAGTATATTATCGCAATAGGTGGAGGAAGCATTATAGATACTGGAAAGGCAGTAGCCACATTTAACCAGCTTGATATTAAAAACCAAGATGAATTACGGAAGTATATCATAGAAAAAAAATATTTAAGTAATAAATACTTTATACCAATAGCTGCAATTCCCACTACTGCTGGTACTGGCTCAGAAGTTACATCATGGGCAACGGTATGGGATATGGATAATGAAAAGAAATATTCTATAGCCTGTGATAAGCTATATCCTCAAAAAGCAATAATTGATCCCTCATTAACTACTACTTTGCCTATGAAATTGACTGCATCTACTGGATTGGATGCATTAACCCATGCTGTTGAAAGCTATTGGGCAAAGGCCAGTAATAGTATATCAAAAATGTATGCAACAAAGGCCATAGGATTAGTAATTGAAGCTTTACCTGATTTATTAGAGGAGTTAGGTAACAGTAGGTTAAGAGAAAAGATGATGTTAGCAAGCTTATATGCAGGACTTGCCTTCAGCAATACAAAGACTACAGCTTGTCACTCCATATCTTATCCATTAACTATGAAATACAATATTCCCCATGGTATAGCAGTCAGTATTACATTAGCAGAGGTTATGGAGCTAAATACTAGTCATATGCAGGGTTTTGATATATTAATCAATGCATTCAAGGTCAAAAATACAAAGGATGTCCAAAATTTTATAACTTCAATATGTAATAGGGCGGATATTAAATATAGATTGAGAGATTATGGAGTAGCTAGAGAAGATATTTTAGATATTGTTCATAGATCATATACAAAGGGAAGAATGGACAATAATCCTAGGGATTTAACAAAACAACAAATAGAAATAATGCTCACTAATTTGTTATAA
- the fliD gene encoding flagellar filament capping protein FliD gives MSTNLNRVTGMYSGFDTDQLVKDLIKAESVKVDKVKQSKIYTEWQQQAYRDIINDIRAFKDEYFSVTKPETNFRSTGSFVGYESEIEDEANKRYVDVIAGSASVEGNYTITDISLAKSAIKEGNSADINKTLAELGYSSGVEFTIETTNSKGETTSKTIACDKDTKLKDVFSKVNGEDLGVKMYYDEIKNKVIIKTEETGSGSKINQISDNQGGLMNSLGLTVSSDITGSDASVTIQDASGAKKTVTSSTDTVTVNGIELKLKENASSANIDFSVSSDSKKIIDNIKDFVQKYNSLISKISGKVKEKKNLDYPPLTEEQKKELSDDEVKKWEEKAKSGLLKRDTALSSFVSNLRSVLYGKVDGMHIFDIGITTSPDRSKPGQLVIDEDKLKEAVEKDPQKVANLFAKEDKLDEDNRGIANRIYDLIEQNIATKTDSNGKKGILLEKAGMEGDRTEKDNYLSDKIDDYKDLIKEMLEDLSEKENHYYTMFAKMEKALARMQSQTSFLGGMGS, from the coding sequence ATGAGTACTAATTTAAATAGGGTTACAGGGATGTATTCAGGATTTGATACAGATCAATTAGTAAAGGATCTAATAAAAGCTGAAAGTGTAAAAGTTGATAAAGTAAAGCAAAGTAAGATATATACGGAGTGGCAGCAGCAAGCCTATAGAGATATCATCAATGATATTAGGGCGTTTAAGGATGAATATTTTAGTGTTACAAAACCTGAAACCAACTTTAGGTCTACAGGTTCCTTCGTAGGATATGAATCAGAAATCGAGGATGAAGCCAATAAGAGATATGTAGATGTTATTGCTGGCTCAGCATCTGTTGAAGGAAATTATACAATAACAGATATAAGTCTAGCAAAGAGTGCTATTAAGGAAGGGAATAGTGCCGATATTAATAAAACTTTAGCGGAGTTAGGATATAGCTCTGGAGTTGAATTTACTATAGAAACAACTAATTCTAAGGGAGAAACTACGAGTAAAACTATAGCATGTGATAAGGATACAAAGCTCAAGGATGTTTTTTCAAAGGTTAATGGTGAAGATTTAGGTGTCAAAATGTATTATGATGAAATAAAAAATAAAGTCATCATAAAGACAGAAGAAACGGGTTCGGGATCAAAAATAAATCAAATTTCCGATAATCAGGGAGGATTAATGAATAGCTTAGGGCTAACGGTATCTAGTGATATAACTGGATCAGACGCAAGCGTTACTATTCAAGATGCAAGTGGGGCTAAAAAAACTGTAACCAGCTCTACCGATACAGTTACTGTAAATGGAATAGAATTAAAATTAAAGGAAAATGCATCTTCAGCAAATATAGATTTTAGTGTTTCATCCGACTCTAAAAAAATTATTGATAATATTAAGGATTTTGTTCAAAAATATAACTCTCTGATTTCAAAAATTAGTGGGAAAGTAAAGGAAAAGAAAAACCTTGATTATCCCCCTCTTACAGAAGAACAAAAAAAGGAGCTAAGTGATGATGAGGTTAAAAAGTGGGAAGAAAAGGCTAAAAGTGGATTATTAAAACGAGATACCGCTTTGAGTAGTTTCGTATCCAATTTAAGAAGTGTATTGTATGGCAAAGTGGATGGTATGCATATATTTGATATAGGGATTACCACTAGTCCAGATCGATCTAAGCCTGGACAGCTCGTTATAGATGAAGATAAACTCAAAGAAGCTGTTGAAAAAGACCCACAGAAGGTGGCAAATTTATTTGCAAAAGAAGATAAATTAGATGAAGACAATAGAGGAATAGCTAATAGAATATATGATTTAATAGAACAAAATATAGCCACTAAAACTGATTCTAATGGAAAGAAAGGAATCTTATTAGAAAAAGCTGGTATGGAAGGAGATAGAACTGAAAAAGATAACTATCTAAGCGATAAAATAGATGACTATAAAGATCTAATAAAGGAAATGCTAGAGGATTTAAGTGAGAAGGAAAACCACTATTATACCATGTTTGCGAAAATGGAAAAGGCATTGGCAAGAATGCAATCCCAGACCAGTTTTCTTGGTGGTATGGGTAGTTAA
- the cysC gene encoding adenylyl-sulfate kinase translates to MDKGYTLYLTGFSGAGKSTLAEKTVEYLKSQGKAVQLIDGDIIRGSIGNMFGYTKEERLKASSIVRLLCKLLNDNGVITVAAVIGAYKEMRENNREQLENYHEIYLDCSIEECIRRDVKGLYKRALNGDEKHVIGIDEPYEVPKRPGLIIDTEKLSIEESMEMIKEFVNGL, encoded by the coding sequence ATGGACAAAGGGTACACCTTATACCTTACTGGCTTTAGCGGAGCTGGTAAGAGTACTTTAGCAGAAAAAACAGTTGAGTATCTTAAAAGCCAAGGAAAAGCAGTACAGCTTATTGATGGTGATATTATTAGAGGTAGTATAGGGAATATGTTTGGGTATACGAAAGAGGAGAGATTAAAGGCCAGCAGCATAGTTAGACTTTTATGTAAGCTTCTTAATGATAATGGAGTAATAACAGTAGCAGCTGTTATAGGAGCATATAAGGAAATGAGAGAAAATAACAGAGAACAGCTTGAAAATTATCATGAAATATATTTAGATTGTTCTATAGAAGAATGTATAAGAAGAGATGTGAAGGGGTTATACAAAAGAGCACTTAATGGAGATGAAAAGCATGTAATAGGAATCGATGAACCCTACGAAGTTCCCAAAAGACCTGGTTTGATAATAGATACAGAGAAGTTAAGTATTGAGGAATCAATGGAGATGATAAAAGAATTTGTGAATGGACTTTAA
- a CDS encoding flagellar protein FlaG: MRIEGVTGSFSSESLSNNVDSNNAYTVHNVNKSENSENAQLKTGEQNDNSNIKLSEKSIKEAIESTNKKLEATDRKFEFSVNEETNDIIVKVINKETDEVIREIPSEKILDMVAKMMELAGIFVDERR; the protein is encoded by the coding sequence ATGAGAATAGAAGGTGTAACAGGTTCTTTTTCTAGTGAATCATTAAGTAATAATGTTGATTCAAACAATGCATATACTGTACATAATGTTAATAAATCAGAGAACAGTGAAAATGCTCAGTTAAAAACAGGAGAACAAAACGACAATAGTAATATTAAATTATCAGAGAAATCCATTAAAGAAGCAATTGAAAGCACCAATAAGAAGCTTGAAGCAACAGATAGAAAATTTGAATTTAGCGTAAATGAAGAAACCAACGATATAATTGTAAAGGTTATAAACAAAGAAACCGATGAAGTAATAAGGGAAATACCATCTGAAAAGATACTTGATATGGTAGCAAAAATGATGGAATTAGCAGGAATATTTGTTGATGAAAGAAGATAA
- a CDS encoding putative motility protein: MNISAYQTENLQSVQSALSMAAMDMAMGQDAQSMTAMVEDMEQVSKALERSVAPHKGGNIDIML; this comes from the coding sequence ATGAACATAAGTGCTTACCAAACTGAAAATCTACAAAGTGTCCAAAGCGCTTTAAGTATGGCTGCCATGGACATGGCAATGGGTCAAGATGCACAATCTATGACCGCAATGGTAGAAGACATGGAGCAGGTTTCTAAGGCTCTAGAAAGATCAGTAGCTCCTCATAAAGGCGGTAATATCGATATCATGTTGTAG
- the aepX gene encoding phosphoenolpyruvate mutase: MKKVYIAMSADIIHHGHMNIIKEARKLGDVVVGILTDEVIATYKRFPLLGYEHRKEIISNISGVSEVIKQDTLDYTNNLLKVKPDYVVHGDEWKEGPQKQIREKVIKTLENWGGELIEIPYTEGVSVSNLEEKLSEIGTIPQVRRGKLRKLLALKSLVRIMEAHNGLTGLIVEKTKVNQNEKIKAFDGMWISSLCDSTAKGKPDIELVDLTSRLNTINEILEVTTKPIILDGDTGGKIEHFIYTVRTLERLGVSAIIIEDKVGLKKNSLFGTDVKQTQDTIEKFQSKIKAGKKAQVTEEFMIIARIESLILKAGLEDALKRAKAYIEAGADGIMIHSKEKNPKEILEFCNEYKKLENRVPLVVVPSSYNTITESELIEAGANIVIYANQLLRSAYPAMVKTAETILIHERAYEVEELTMPIKNILTLIPGGK, from the coding sequence ATGAAAAAAGTATATATAGCTATGAGTGCAGATATAATTCACCATGGACATATGAATATTATAAAAGAAGCTAGGAAATTAGGTGATGTAGTTGTGGGTATTTTGACCGATGAAGTTATAGCAACCTATAAAAGATTTCCGCTTTTAGGATATGAACATAGAAAAGAAATAATATCCAATATATCAGGAGTATCTGAAGTAATCAAACAAGATACATTAGATTATACCAATAATTTATTAAAGGTTAAACCTGATTATGTAGTCCATGGAGATGAGTGGAAGGAAGGTCCTCAAAAACAAATTAGAGAAAAAGTTATAAAAACTTTAGAAAATTGGGGTGGAGAATTAATAGAGATACCATATACTGAAGGGGTTTCAGTATCAAATCTAGAAGAAAAATTAAGTGAAATAGGAACAATACCTCAAGTAAGAAGAGGAAAACTTAGAAAATTGCTAGCACTAAAATCTTTAGTGAGGATAATGGAGGCACATAATGGATTAACTGGTTTGATTGTAGAAAAGACAAAGGTTAATCAAAATGAGAAAATAAAAGCCTTTGATGGCATGTGGATAAGTAGTCTTTGTGACTCTACGGCTAAAGGCAAACCAGATATTGAGTTGGTAGATCTGACATCGAGACTTAATACTATAAATGAAATATTAGAAGTAACTACTAAGCCTATTATATTAGATGGTGATACGGGTGGGAAAATAGAACATTTTATATACACTGTAAGAACACTTGAAAGACTGGGTGTATCAGCAATAATTATCGAAGATAAAGTAGGATTAAAGAAAAATTCATTATTTGGAACCGATGTAAAACAAACACAGGATACCATAGAGAAATTCCAGTCTAAAATAAAAGCCGGGAAAAAGGCCCAGGTTACTGAAGAATTTATGATAATAGCAAGAATAGAAAGCCTAATATTGAAAGCAGGTCTTGAGGATGCCCTTAAAAGAGCAAAGGCATATATAGAAGCAGGAGCAGATGGTATAATGATACACAGCAAGGAGAAGAATCCAAAGGAAATACTTGAATTTTGTAATGAATATAAAAAACTAGAAAATAGAGTACCTCTAGTAGTAGTACCGTCAAGCTATAATACAATAACTGAAAGTGAACTTATAGAGGCAGGAGCAAATATTGTGATATATGCAAATCAATTGTTAAGAAGTGCATATCCTGCAATGGTAAAGACAGCAGAAACAATTTTAATTCATGAAAGAGCCTATGAAGTAGAAGAACTTACAATGCCTATTAAAAATATACTCACTTTAATACCAGGAGGCAAGTAA
- a CDS encoding NTP transferase domain-containing protein yields the protein MKAIILNSGVGRRMGNLTKDKPKCLINISENETILARQLDILRKNNIKDIIITTGPFEEKIKKHVEERFPDINVTYINNRLYDGTNYIYSMGLIDEQLINEDMLLLHGDLVFEEDVVKKILRTKYDNAVLINKASELPEKDFKGRVIDNEIKHISIDIFHEDCYFLIPLYKFKKNSFKKWLDEISIYINKDKINVYAENALNELLESETISLKSVYFEKQLCLEVDNLEDLDKAKSLIHMRKN from the coding sequence ATGAAAGCAATTATTCTTAATTCAGGTGTGGGAAGAAGGATGGGTAATTTAACAAAAGATAAACCAAAATGCTTGATAAATATTTCTGAAAATGAAACTATATTGGCAAGACAATTAGATATATTGAGGAAGAATAACATAAAGGACATAATAATAACTACGGGGCCATTTGAAGAAAAGATTAAGAAGCATGTAGAGGAAAGGTTTCCAGATATCAATGTCACTTATATAAACAATAGGTTATATGATGGGACTAATTATATATATTCAATGGGGTTGATTGATGAACAACTGATAAATGAAGATATGCTGCTTTTACATGGTGATCTGGTTTTTGAAGAAGACGTAGTAAAAAAAATATTGAGAACAAAATATGATAATGCTGTACTGATAAATAAAGCTTCAGAATTACCTGAAAAGGATTTTAAGGGTAGAGTAATAGATAATGAAATAAAACATATATCAATAGATATTTTTCATGAGGATTGTTACTTTCTAATACCACTATATAAGTTTAAAAAAAATAGTTTTAAAAAATGGTTAGATGAAATAAGTATATACATAAATAAAGATAAAATAAATGTATATGCTGAAAATGCTTTGAATGAGCTGCTGGAATCAGAAACTATAAGCTTAAAGAGTGTTTACTTTGAAAAGCAACTATGCTTAGAAGTAGACAATCTAGAGGATTTGGATAAAGCAAAATCATTAATTCATATGAGAAAAAATTAA
- a CDS encoding DUF5317 domain-containing protein: MFIEAVVFGVIIGLVRNGSLRNISILKIRGWYLVLFAFLVQIFTVVLPDLSIVASHGKYFYVASAALIIVTLLINLNKKAMWIILIGALLNFIVVFINDFKMPIYIEGLKLAGMQHMVDGIVSGDITNYMPLDQVANWTKHLGKYIVIPKPYPMAKVISIGDIFMSFGIIFFVQGEMLKSYLTMKTRMVKMGYRSKF; encoded by the coding sequence ATGTTTATTGAAGCAGTAGTATTTGGAGTAATAATTGGATTAGTTAGAAATGGTAGTTTAAGAAATATCAGTATTCTTAAAATTCGAGGATGGTATTTAGTCTTATTTGCCTTTTTAGTACAAATCTTTACAGTAGTTTTACCGGACCTATCCATCGTAGCATCCCATGGGAAATACTTTTATGTTGCTTCAGCAGCACTAATAATAGTAACTTTACTTATAAATCTAAATAAGAAGGCAATGTGGATTATTTTAATTGGGGCTTTACTTAATTTCATTGTGGTATTCATCAATGATTTTAAAATGCCTATATATATTGAAGGATTAAAGCTTGCAGGGATGCAGCATATGGTAGATGGAATAGTAAGTGGAGATATTACAAACTATATGCCCTTAGACCAAGTTGCAAATTGGACAAAGCATCTAGGGAAATATATAGTTATACCAAAGCCCTATCCAATGGCTAAGGTTATCAGTATAGGCGATATATTCATGTCATTTGGAATCATTTTCTTTGTCCAGGGAGAAATGCTGAAATCATATTTAACCATGAAAACCAGGATGGTTAAAATGGGATATAGATCGAAGTTTTAG
- the fliS gene encoding flagellar export chaperone FliS, with product MVNNPYNQYMKSSIMTTPPEELAIMLYEGAMKFLKRAMIYLEDKNIEKVNEAILKVQDITIEFMSKVDTEYEVGKQLFSLYEYIYRRLIEANMKKDPEILNEIYGMYEELRDTWQEAIKIARRGK from the coding sequence TTGGTAAATAATCCTTATAATCAATATATGAAATCTTCTATTATGACTACTCCTCCTGAGGAATTGGCTATTATGCTTTATGAAGGAGCTATGAAGTTTCTAAAAAGGGCTATGATCTATTTAGAGGACAAGAATATAGAAAAGGTTAATGAAGCCATATTAAAGGTACAGGATATAACCATAGAATTTATGAGTAAAGTAGATACGGAATATGAAGTAGGTAAACAGCTTTTTTCTTTATATGAGTATATCTACAGAAGACTAATAGAAGCTAATATGAAAAAGGATCCAGAGATATTGAATGAAATATATGGTATGTATGAAGAATTAAGAGATACTTGGCAGGAAGCCATAAAAATTGCCAGAAGAGGTAAATAG
- the flgN gene encoding flagellar export chaperone FlgN gives MSQALKELEDISELLKEKLKILNDIYDLTYEQNKQIKDNDIDGFLRNVDRRQIRMDRIHNNDEKLNNLINNLKIGYNISNIEDLNNDEVQLINQLKEEIKGVANQAYGIDIENNTIFKEKLKEVKEKAVGAKKGKKLTSKYYPKQTQFQGYFIDNKK, from the coding sequence ATGAGTCAAGCATTAAAGGAATTAGAGGATATCTCAGAATTATTGAAAGAAAAATTAAAAATTCTTAATGATATATATGATTTAACCTATGAACAAAATAAGCAAATAAAAGATAATGATATAGATGGATTTTTAAGAAATGTAGATAGAAGACAGATTAGAATGGATAGGATACATAATAATGATGAGAAGCTCAATAACCTAATCAATAATTTAAAAATAGGATATAATATATCTAATATAGAAGATTTAAATAATGATGAAGTACAATTGATAAATCAATTAAAGGAAGAAATAAAAGGTGTAGCAAATCAAGCATATGGTATAGATATAGAAAATAATACTATATTTAAGGAAAAATTAAAGGAAGTTAAGGAAAAAGCAGTTGGAGCTAAAAAGGGTAAAAAACTGACATCAAAATATTATCCCAAACAAACGCAGTTTCAAGGTTATTTTATTGATAACAAAAAATAA